One part of the Anopheles merus strain MAF chromosome 3L, AmerM5.1, whole genome shotgun sequence genome encodes these proteins:
- the LOC121600595 gene encoding kinesin-like protein KIF12 isoform X2: MVYKPPGTSTSSRGISPQRAQQYATSQQRTDASRRRAVVPGEAFQSISHFGSVRSKLNNHAGGPADRGIRTSGGDGGGGGMKRSNSLNNKYNNNYAAAATATAATTTTTQPRRSNSIDRMNNGKVYRGRSPLRNSTSNLHSMTGAGSGPYRNQPVLIRSRGNDIGSMDNLDNITQASTGSSNSMPGTPEDNINVVVRVRPLSNKEARHGDEMVVQFPGNGQILCDGIPLTSGAGAQKPKLFSYNVVFEPGATQDDVLQYSGIKRLIEMAIEGFSCTAFCYGQTGSGKTHTLTGPPELFYRKPDPAHEDHGLVFRSFLYLFKLLQERKDTNFVLKASFLEIYNEKVIDLLNPGTARKPLAVRWSKKSRGFFVENLFTVDCEELDDLLAVLEEGMRNRHVGSHLMNDYSSRSHTILTVHITSEQQAEGGVFISKQGKINFVDLAGSEMTKKTHSEGKTLEEANNINKSLMVLGYCIASLSDSKRRGGHIPYRDSKLTKLLADSLAGNGVTLMIACISPAQSNVTETVNTLRYAARAKRIRTKPIIVMDPREALILSLKREIGALQVENEHLRTALNLQTEAQDNSQVDLLERRPIPRSPPKVDVEKLTDMEGNELKELVKVYVTENQALRQENAELYSTREMIIRDQELVCRENERLLKKLEDVNSVCCRSPIIPARPTFSAEMLNLSAASGDLEVSNIWRNPLSSSADSMNRYRNESLDGRVSANENKIPELLQKELDKRRIGDSITTIANNLTRNNSWDTANRSNGTSMHGMKLASRKGSADSRHSDPSQARTSQTRIIDMIS, encoded by the exons ATGGTGTACAAACCACCGGGCACCTCCACCTCATCACGTGGCATTTCACCGCAGCGGGCACAGCAGTACGCGACGAGCCAGCAGCGCACCGACGCCAGTCGACGGCGTGCCGTGGTACCGGGTGAAGCTTTTCAGTCCATTTCCCACTTTGGCAGTGTGCGCAGCAAGCTTAACAATCATGCCGGCGGACCGGCAGACCGAGGCATCCGTACGTCcggcggcgatggtggtggcggtggcatgAAGCGATCGAACAGTCTCAACAATAAGTATAACAACAattacgcagcagcagcaacagcgacggccgcaacgacgacgacgacgcagcCACGTCGTTCGAACAGCATCGATCGGATGAACAACGGCAAGGTGTACCGTGGGCGCAGTCCGTTGCGAAATTCCACCTCGAACCTGCACAGCATGACGGGCGCCGGCAGTGGCCCGTACCGGAACCAGCCGGTTCTGATTCGCTCCCGTGGAAATGA TATCGGCAGCATGGACAATTTGGATAACATCACCCAAGCATcgaccggcagcagcaactcAATGCCCGGCACGCCCGAGGATAACATCAACGTGGTGGTCCGGGTCCGTCCGCTCAGCAACAAGGAGGCAAGACATGGGGATGAGATGGTGGTACAATTTCCTGGAAATGGCCAAATATTG TGTGACGGAATTCCGCTGACCTCGGGCGCCGGTGCCCAGAAGCCGAAGCTGTTCTCCTACAACGTCGTGTTCGAACCGGGCGCCACACAGGACGATGTGCTGCAGTACTCCGGCATCAAGCGACTGATCGAGATGGCGATCGAAGGATTCAGCTGTACCGCGTTTTGTTACGGCCAGACCGGGTCgggcaaaacgcacacacttacCGGTCCGCCGGAGCTA TTTTATCGTAAACCCGACCCGGCACACGAGGATCATGGGCTGGTGTTTCGCTCATTTCTCTACCTATTCAAGCTGCTGCAAGAGCGCAAAGATACCAACTTTGTCCTGAAGGCCTCGTTCCTGGAGATTTACAACGAAAAG GTGATCGATTTGCTTAATCCCGGCACGGCTAGGAAACCGCTCGCCGTACGATGGTCCAAAAAGTCGCGTGGCTTTTTTGTGGAGAATCTGTTCACCGTCGACTGCGAGGAGCTGGACGATTTGTTGGCAGTGCTGGAAGAAG GAATGCGAAATCGACACGTTGGTTCGCACCTGATGAACGATTACTCCTCGCGCAGCCACACGATCCTGACGGTGCACATCACCTCCGAGCAGCAGGCCGAGGGCGGCGTGTTCATTTCGAAGCAGGGCAAAATTAACTTTGTCGACCTGGCGGGCAGCGAGATGACGAAGAAAACCCACAGCGAGGGCAAAACGCTCGAGGAAGcgaacaacatcaacaaaagcCTAATGGTGTTGG GTTACTGTATCGCCTCGTTAAGCGACTCCAAGCGGCGCGGCGGCCACATTCCGTACCGGGACAGCAAGCTAACCAAGCTGCTGGCGGACAGTCTGGCAGGGAATGGCGTAACTTTGATG ATTGCATGCATTTCGCCGGCCCAATCGAACGTGACCGAAACGGTGAACACACTGCGCTATGCGGCCCGTGCCAAACGCATCCGCACGAAACCGATCATCGTGATGGACCCGCGGGAGGCACTGATCCTGAGCTTGAAGCGGGAAATCGGCGCACTGCAGGTGGAAAATGAGCATCTCAGAACGGCGCTCAACCTGCAGACCGAAGCGCAGGACAACAGCCAGGTGGATCTGCTCGAGCGCCGACCGATACCGCGCAGCCCGCCGAAGGTGGACGTGGAGAAGCTGACCGACATGGAGGGCAACGAGTTGAAGGAGCTGGTGAAGGTGTACGTGACGGAAAATCAGGCGCTCCGGCAGGAGAATGCAGAGCTGTACTCGACGCGGGAAATGATTATCCGCGACCAGGAGCTGGTGTGCCGGGAGAACGAACGGCTGCTCAAAAAGCTCGAGGATGTTAATTC AGTCTGCTGCCGTTCGCCGATCATACCGGCTCGACCGACGTTTTCCGCCGAGATGCTGAATCTGTCCGCGGCGAGTGGCGATTTGGAGGTGTCGAACATTTGGCGCAATCCGCTCAGTTCCAGCGCCGACAGCATGAATCGCTACCGCAACGAATCGCTGGATGGGCGCGTGTCGGCGAACGAGAACAAGATACCGGAACTGCTGCAGAAGGAACTGGACAAGCGCCGGATTGGTGATAG CATTACCACCATTGCTAACAATCTGACGCGCAACAACTCGTGGGACACTGCAAACCGTTCGAACGGGACGTCCATGCATGGGATGAAGCTGGCCTCCCGCAAGGGTTCGGCCGACAGTCGCCATTCGGATCCGAGCCAGGCGAGAACGAGTCAGACAAGAATTATAGA CATGATCAGTTAA
- the LOC121600595 gene encoding kinesin-like protein KIF12 isoform X1, protein MVYKPPGTSTSSRGISPQRAQQYATSQQRTDASRRRAVVPGEAFQSISHFGSVRSKLNNHAGGPADRGIRTSGGDGGGGGMKRSNSLNNKYNNNYAAAATATAATTTTTQPRRSNSIDRMNNGKVYRGRSPLRNSTSNLHSMTGAGSGPYRNQPVLIRSRGNDIGSMDNLDNITQASTGSSNSMPGTPEDNINVVVRVRPLSNKEARHGDEMVVQFPGNGQILCDGIPLTSGAGAQKPKLFSYNVVFEPGATQDDVLQYSGIKRLIEMAIEGFSCTAFCYGQTGSGKTHTLTGPPELFYRKPDPAHEDHGLVFRSFLYLFKLLQERKDTNFVLKASFLEIYNEKVIDLLNPGTARKPLAVRWSKKSRGFFVENLFTVDCEELDDLLAVLEEGMRNRHVGSHLMNDYSSRSHTILTVHITSEQQAEGGVFISKQGKINFVDLAGSEMTKKTHSEGKTLEEANNINKSLMVLGYCIASLSDSKRRGGHIPYRDSKLTKLLADSLAGNGVTLMIACISPAQSNVTETVNTLRYAARAKRIRTKPIIVMDPREALILSLKREIGALQVENEHLRTALNLQTEAQDNSQVDLLERRPIPRSPPKVDVEKLTDMEGNELKELVKVYVTENQALRQENAELYSTREMIIRDQELVCRENERLLKKLEDVNSVCCRSPIIPARPTFSAEMLNLSAASGDLEVSNIWRNPLSSSADSMNRYRNESLDGRVSANENKIPELLQKELDKRRIGDSITTIANNLTRNNSWDTANRSNGTSMHGMKLASRKGSADSRHSDPSQARTSQTRIIDLAPNPPQTARSSAASHPPWRRSAPRSSSAQKSATPLSVRKGTFLLAKSKSTDEGILPLRRNIFGSLVSLDD, encoded by the exons ATGGTGTACAAACCACCGGGCACCTCCACCTCATCACGTGGCATTTCACCGCAGCGGGCACAGCAGTACGCGACGAGCCAGCAGCGCACCGACGCCAGTCGACGGCGTGCCGTGGTACCGGGTGAAGCTTTTCAGTCCATTTCCCACTTTGGCAGTGTGCGCAGCAAGCTTAACAATCATGCCGGCGGACCGGCAGACCGAGGCATCCGTACGTCcggcggcgatggtggtggcggtggcatgAAGCGATCGAACAGTCTCAACAATAAGTATAACAACAattacgcagcagcagcaacagcgacggccgcaacgacgacgacgacgcagcCACGTCGTTCGAACAGCATCGATCGGATGAACAACGGCAAGGTGTACCGTGGGCGCAGTCCGTTGCGAAATTCCACCTCGAACCTGCACAGCATGACGGGCGCCGGCAGTGGCCCGTACCGGAACCAGCCGGTTCTGATTCGCTCCCGTGGAAATGA TATCGGCAGCATGGACAATTTGGATAACATCACCCAAGCATcgaccggcagcagcaactcAATGCCCGGCACGCCCGAGGATAACATCAACGTGGTGGTCCGGGTCCGTCCGCTCAGCAACAAGGAGGCAAGACATGGGGATGAGATGGTGGTACAATTTCCTGGAAATGGCCAAATATTG TGTGACGGAATTCCGCTGACCTCGGGCGCCGGTGCCCAGAAGCCGAAGCTGTTCTCCTACAACGTCGTGTTCGAACCGGGCGCCACACAGGACGATGTGCTGCAGTACTCCGGCATCAAGCGACTGATCGAGATGGCGATCGAAGGATTCAGCTGTACCGCGTTTTGTTACGGCCAGACCGGGTCgggcaaaacgcacacacttacCGGTCCGCCGGAGCTA TTTTATCGTAAACCCGACCCGGCACACGAGGATCATGGGCTGGTGTTTCGCTCATTTCTCTACCTATTCAAGCTGCTGCAAGAGCGCAAAGATACCAACTTTGTCCTGAAGGCCTCGTTCCTGGAGATTTACAACGAAAAG GTGATCGATTTGCTTAATCCCGGCACGGCTAGGAAACCGCTCGCCGTACGATGGTCCAAAAAGTCGCGTGGCTTTTTTGTGGAGAATCTGTTCACCGTCGACTGCGAGGAGCTGGACGATTTGTTGGCAGTGCTGGAAGAAG GAATGCGAAATCGACACGTTGGTTCGCACCTGATGAACGATTACTCCTCGCGCAGCCACACGATCCTGACGGTGCACATCACCTCCGAGCAGCAGGCCGAGGGCGGCGTGTTCATTTCGAAGCAGGGCAAAATTAACTTTGTCGACCTGGCGGGCAGCGAGATGACGAAGAAAACCCACAGCGAGGGCAAAACGCTCGAGGAAGcgaacaacatcaacaaaagcCTAATGGTGTTGG GTTACTGTATCGCCTCGTTAAGCGACTCCAAGCGGCGCGGCGGCCACATTCCGTACCGGGACAGCAAGCTAACCAAGCTGCTGGCGGACAGTCTGGCAGGGAATGGCGTAACTTTGATG ATTGCATGCATTTCGCCGGCCCAATCGAACGTGACCGAAACGGTGAACACACTGCGCTATGCGGCCCGTGCCAAACGCATCCGCACGAAACCGATCATCGTGATGGACCCGCGGGAGGCACTGATCCTGAGCTTGAAGCGGGAAATCGGCGCACTGCAGGTGGAAAATGAGCATCTCAGAACGGCGCTCAACCTGCAGACCGAAGCGCAGGACAACAGCCAGGTGGATCTGCTCGAGCGCCGACCGATACCGCGCAGCCCGCCGAAGGTGGACGTGGAGAAGCTGACCGACATGGAGGGCAACGAGTTGAAGGAGCTGGTGAAGGTGTACGTGACGGAAAATCAGGCGCTCCGGCAGGAGAATGCAGAGCTGTACTCGACGCGGGAAATGATTATCCGCGACCAGGAGCTGGTGTGCCGGGAGAACGAACGGCTGCTCAAAAAGCTCGAGGATGTTAATTC AGTCTGCTGCCGTTCGCCGATCATACCGGCTCGACCGACGTTTTCCGCCGAGATGCTGAATCTGTCCGCGGCGAGTGGCGATTTGGAGGTGTCGAACATTTGGCGCAATCCGCTCAGTTCCAGCGCCGACAGCATGAATCGCTACCGCAACGAATCGCTGGATGGGCGCGTGTCGGCGAACGAGAACAAGATACCGGAACTGCTGCAGAAGGAACTGGACAAGCGCCGGATTGGTGATAG CATTACCACCATTGCTAACAATCTGACGCGCAACAACTCGTGGGACACTGCAAACCGTTCGAACGGGACGTCCATGCATGGGATGAAGCTGGCCTCCCGCAAGGGTTCGGCCGACAGTCGCCATTCGGATCCGAGCCAGGCGAGAACGAGTCAGACAAGAATTATAGA CCTCGCGCCAAACCCCCCTCAGACGGCACGCTCCAGTGCTGCGTCTCATCCACCCTGGAGACGTTCAGCACCGCGGTCGTCCAGTGCGCAGAAATCGGCCACGCCACTGTCCGTCCGGAAGgggacgtttctgctcgctaAGAGCAAATCGACGGACGAGGGCATTCTGCCGCTGAGGCGGAACATATTCGGTAGCCTAGTGTCGCTCGATGACTGA